The segment AGGAGAACATTCAGACACAATGACCcactttttcaatttctttctgtgaaagaaaaaaaagctgaaaagacTCTTTGTTGCTTTCCCGTATCTTTATCCATCATAGGCCTCATTCTCACACAAACCAACTCTCTTGTCCAACACTCAGCAAAGATGACAAGGCAGTAAAGACAGTCACGAGAATTTGACTTTCAGGCTTTTTATTGGAGTTTGGGATTCTCATAAAAATTCGAAAACAAATACTAAAATAACTCAAAGGCTGTATCTCACAATAAATAAGGATAGATCTTTTTCATTTGTAGCTATTAACATAAAACAATACTTAGGACCTGTGGGCAAGCGTCTAAGAACAGAAGTGCGTTCATTGTTCGGGGTAATGCTGGTATTTGCTtggcctctttttttttttttaattgtggcAAACATTTGAAAGCTGTCACTTCAGAAGGATTAGCATTACAATGACCTTGTTTGACACCCCATTCAGATCACCCATAGCAGCAGGATCTTTCCAGCATTTGACATAAACATcatgtagaaaagaaaaaccataGTATTTGTTTTTGAGGCAGATAATATATTGTCTGTAAAATTGCACTGAGCTTCCAAATGGAAAAGATTAAAGCAGAAAGCTTTAACTTAGTAAAATAATACACCTGCTTCTGAGAGCACTTTCTTCCGATTGTTCTCTATGGAGCTTTAAATACCAAATCAAACGCCGAAGAGGCATTCGTCTCTGGGGGCTGTGGACACGCCACCTATCAGATGTTGTGCAATACTGCAGTGTTTATGATTCATGCTACAGTGCTGTGCTAAACTCTACTTATAAAtatctgatatatatatatatatatatataactaaataaaacctaaatataagtgtttttttaagtgcTCTAATGAAATGGTGTTACCGAAGATGACCTACATCAATCTGGTGCTGTGCACATGTCAGAGTCTGGACTGGGACCTTGTGGAGATACACTTTGAAAATCAATCAACATACAGTGGATGGAAGAGGACGTGATGGCACTTCTGTCTTTGTATCATCTAAGCAAAGCGACTGCGTGTACAGGATATCATTATTCTTCAAGCATTTTCCTCGGAGTACATGATGGTAGAAAAACAAACCACGATTGAACACTTGgatatatataaagtaaaatacacTTTGGACAGAAGGTTCTTGTAAAAAGAAGAATAGAAGACTCCTGGTCCTCATAATACACATCAAGAAATTGTAGAAAAACAGTGGATTCCAAAAATGGAGCCAAAGGGCTTTATCCATTCTCTACAGTTTTCAATTACTCCTTATGACACTAAACGAGGTTAACCCACATAACATCCTTTTCAAGTGGGTACAGTGATATGCTCAGTCGTCACAGCTCCGCTGTTCTAGAGGCTCACATTTCCTCTGAAACTGAGAGTGACTGCGTTTTACAGCCCTGTGGAATGTACAGTAGGAAATGTCAGTCGGCACTTTGGCATCCCCTTGATCCAAATGAGGATAAATCCACTGATTCGAGAGATTACGGTTAATCTTCTCCGCTCAAATGTCCCATTCCTACGACTGGGAAAAACACCAACCACCCCAGAGAATACAGTACCCTAATTTAATCTGATAGTGATCATGTGTAGCTGAGGTCCCTTCTGTTTTCATGTCGATTCACTGGGTTCCAGACCTCCCAGTGAGCGACTGtgcagagtctgtgcagaacGTGGTATTCCTGAGTGTAGTACTGTCTGTGTAGTTCTCCTGGAATATTAAACCGCATTGAAATTCACTCGCCGGATTTGCGCGGCATCCAAACCATTCTTCGTTTAGCCTGATAGAAATCTGTTGGAATGAAGAAACAGGGAATTCAGCTCATGCCAAAACCACCAGAGATGACACATATACACATTCACTGTTGGAGTATTAAAAAATGTACCTGTGAGGTTGGTCTGTTTCCTCTTGGCCCCGGCGTTCTCTCCTATCTCTGGTGTTTTCTCAAAGTTCTTCAGGTTGAGTTCACACGTGTTTGGCGAACCCGGGTTGTTCTTCTTGTCATTCTGCAGTGGCTCCGTCCTGGCTCTCTTGGTGGCTACTGTCCCCTccgctgacctctgaccttctgtTTGACCCAGGCCGAGCATACAGGACCTGTAGAACAGTGGCATCTCGGTACCTGGGATGCCCTCCCACTGGAAATGGCTGCTCTCCAGGGGCTTGTTGGAAATGAAGTCGAAACCCCAGTGGCGTGAGGCCTCCTCCAGGTCTTTCCTCAGCGCTGCCTGGTAATccatctgcagctgctctcGGTCCACGGGGCCGAACAGGTTCCGGCGAGCGGGGCCCTTCCCCACGGAGCTCAGGATGCACTTGTGAGCATCCATGATTCTACActgcaggacacagaggaaagacAAGACGACCGGTTAGGAGAGTGAGCTTTATCAGTCACCACTAACTTTTGCTTTCATTATCCTCATGGTTAATCTGGAAGTTATTTCCTCTATTATCTGATTTGCccataaaataatgaataaaatctttccATTTTCTACAGTTTGTTTAATTCAGACTAAACATAATTGCTTTAAAAGACACAATGATTCCTCTAAAATTGTCTcagtaaaatctttttttttaaagtagttgAGTTAAGTTAAGCTCACCATGATTCCAGTTCAAGTGTCCTCAGTGAAGACTACAGAGCTGTGCCTCACACTGTGATACCCAGGAGCTCTTTATAACCACAGAGAGGGCAGCACCCTCTAACGTGACTCACTGGTAACATGCCTGAACATAATCTCACACAGACATGTAGGGACAAGTCCCCAGCACGGAACACTCCCTGCAGGCACACAGAGCCATCACTGGGTGGCAGTGTCAAACCATCCAGGAACAGAACAAGGCCACTAGCAGCTGATCAGGAATCTTTGATCactaaaaaaaattgaaatgataGATTTATAAATCTATTGATCAGatcagtgttttaaatgtttcgTTCACTTCCCTGTGAGAAGAGAACTACAGGAAGGAATCAGCAGAATCAGCCATTATGTGTGTGCGGGAAGGGCTGGGCAAGATTCCCACATCAGGGAACCATCAACAGAAACCAGTCCACCCTAATCAtcctgctgcagcagtgagggCAGGAGAGGTCACTTAAATTAGAGTAATGACATAAAGGACACTAATGAAGGCTTGCTAACCCtgattcaatatatatatattttttattaacgGTTGCAGTTACACAGATGGTAGTGAACATTGAGTTCAATTAGATGTTCTCATATATAAGATGTTAACCAACTACATTAACAGCCAGGCTCATGAACTTCAGTTTGTCCTCTAGACTCGAGGTAGAATTAAAgtctgtttgacattttaatcaaagctttacagtaaatgtcaaaGTTTGCCTTAAGTTCAGCAGAGTGAAGCAGGCGAGATGGGGCTCATGTGATGTGGCGTTTTTCCAGGAGCCGCAGTCCATCTATTCTCAGCTCAACAAAGCAGGATGACACAAATCTCAACTCTGAAAACACACCTACATTTCTTAAAACTTCCTCATACACCTCAacttatatataatataattttattgATAGGACTGATAGATGCTGAGGAACTGTTACACTATTTAGAATGTATACTTTTTTAATTTCGGAATTAGACTGATTTCAGACTTAGAATTAATTAGAAATTAATCAAAAGACACAACTTCACTTTTGTTCATCACTGTACTGAGAAAGTGGCAGAGTTTGTCCTTTGATCCAACctgtatattattataattgcaTATTATCTATAATATTACTTTATGGGAATGCTAATTGTATTAACGGAATTAAGGAATCAGTTCAGTATGGTTCAGTAAAAGGTTTTAGCAACTTTTTAATAGTCAGGCACCAGCACCACTACTGGATGAAAGAGTTTGGCTCTGGAGGCCTTCCAGAGATGTTTGGTGAAAACTATGTatgtaaaacattaatttaatttcttgtgagaaaaaaagcagagtGAATAATGAAGATCACCCTGTCCTAATCAAAGATgagggggggaaagggaaaGGTTTTGGGGGGCCCCTATTCATGACACAGTAATGCCCCCCTGCATTACTGTGTCATGAATACACCCTTTCAATACACCCCTCAATTCCCACCaactctctcttcctttctatCACTCTCCCCTTACGGGATGGGACGtcagagggaaagagggaggaggaggagatggtgcGGGGCGGTGCCGGGAGGAGTGACTCGAGGCTTGTGGCGGGAGAGCGAGTCATGCACGAGGGGAGCAGGCATCGACTCCTCGGctcagaaggaggaggaggaagaggaagaggagaaccaGACCCTGCCCAGTTTACTACAAGGCTCCACGTGAGGCTACAACTAGTGTCCAGCAGTCAAACTGGGGCTGTCACTGTCTGCAGCCTGCACCTTAGaatgtgtttaaatttgtgtgtgtctttcactcacacaaatataaaaatagctCAGCAAGAAATCTACAAGagatgtttgattgattttaaggTCTGATTAATACACCAGAGCCTGGAAAAGAAATTCAAAGTAGAAATGATCCAATGGGATTTCAGGTTATTTTGGTTCTGGAAGTTATGAGTTATGAAAACATGTCATCTATAAGACTGGACATAAACCAGGTGTGTATAGACATTCATCTCTTTatgagttatatatatatatatatatatatatatatatatattattattattattatatatatactgataagctaacaaaacacattataaactcattacatgaaaaaaacattaataagtATGATTTCATAATTGTACTCACATTATCAGGTGTCTTTAGCCAGGTTGAAGTTCTTCTTGTGTCAGATTTGTTGTTAAACCTCCTCTGTGAAGTTTTAAATTCCACCCCAGCTTTcctataaatatttttaaaaactccaCTCTGAGGCTGATGTTATTCAATCCCGTCTCCTCTCGATTATCAAAGCTAACACAAACTGAAGCGACCAACACTGAGCCTCCTCCTTGATCAATTCTCCAAATGTTTTTCACAGGCATGGATCACGGGCTAAACTTTTATGAACTCCGGTGGGCGGGGACGCGGACGTCCTGTGCCGGGGGCGGAGTCTAAGGCCTCACACACGTGAATTCTTTCCCAGTAAACACATGAGCACACGTGACGGTCGCCTCTGAAGTCTGTAGTAGTCAGGAGGAGGACATTCCTGCGTCACGTCGACCCGGCACGGCCTAGGCTCCGTGCGTCTCCGTGCGCATGGCAGAAGATCCCACCTCCACAAGCAGCTTCTTTTATTCTCCAAACAGTGTTGCAGTGCCTTTTCTGAACTATGCTAGTTTTCTTGTCCggtgttaatgctccggagccacttcagaattattccttttcATAAGCGGATCCTCCTCGAACAGTTCTACTATATACCGtcacttttcattgtttgtgtgctggacgctgtgtgcagagctttttataaacagtctatggtgcagagtgaagtgtgttcatcctacctggtttatctgcagagaagattttacagtcaatgtttttcacaaaatgaaaatgaataacgTGTGTGGTTTGAATATAACTTTGAATG is part of the Hippoglossus hippoglossus isolate fHipHip1 chromosome 5, fHipHip1.pri, whole genome shotgun sequence genome and harbors:
- the cdkn1a gene encoding cyclin-dependent kinase inhibitor 1 isoform X2, whose translation is MDAHKCILSSVGKGPARRNLFGPVDREQLQMDYQAALRKDLEEASRHWGFDFISNKPLESSHFQWEGIPGTEMPLFYRSCMLGLGQTEGQRSAEGTVATKRARTEPLQNDKKNNPGSPNTCELNLKNFEKTPEIGENAGAKRKQTNLTDFYQAKRRMVWMPRKSGE
- the cdkn1a gene encoding cyclin-dependent kinase inhibitor 1 isoform X1, translated to MCRIMDAHKCILSSVGKGPARRNLFGPVDREQLQMDYQAALRKDLEEASRHWGFDFISNKPLESSHFQWEGIPGTEMPLFYRSCMLGLGQTEGQRSAEGTVATKRARTEPLQNDKKNNPGSPNTCELNLKNFEKTPEIGENAGAKRKQTNLTDFYQAKRRMVWMPRKSGE